From Corynebacterium frankenforstense DSM 45800, the proteins below share one genomic window:
- a CDS encoding glycosyltransferase family 4 protein gives MKILLLCWRDTAHPQGGGSERYLERVGAYLARHGHEVVYQTAVYPGAARREVRDGMTFSRAGGRYTVYVRAAVAMLAGRLGLGPLRDVDAVVDTQNGIPFFARVFAGRPTVLLTHHCHRAQWPVAGPVIGRLGWWLESWLAPRVYRGAPYVTVSASSRGQLVELGVDPGRIRIVANGVDPLEVPDVGTGADTDAPPATAPVPDAPVRVVTLSRLVPHKRIEHAMAAVAELPGVVLDVIGSGWWGPRLREHARDLGVEDRVVFHGQVDEATKHRILAGAALHLMPSAAEGWGLAVVEAAQHGVPTVGYAASGGLRDSIDHGRTGVLVEPDDPRAFTAAVRSLLDDDAVRAAMGERARAWAAGFSWADTGAAFEELLAEIAR, from the coding sequence ATGAAGATCCTGCTGTTGTGCTGGCGCGACACCGCCCACCCCCAGGGCGGCGGCTCCGAGCGCTACCTCGAACGCGTCGGGGCGTATCTCGCGCGCCACGGCCACGAGGTCGTCTACCAAACCGCCGTCTACCCGGGCGCGGCCCGCCGCGAGGTCCGCGACGGCATGACCTTCTCGCGCGCCGGCGGGCGCTACACCGTCTACGTCCGCGCCGCCGTCGCGATGCTCGCCGGGCGCCTCGGCCTCGGGCCCCTCAGGGACGTCGATGCCGTGGTGGACACGCAGAACGGCATCCCGTTCTTCGCCCGCGTCTTCGCCGGCCGCCCCACCGTGCTTTTGACCCACCACTGCCACCGCGCGCAGTGGCCGGTCGCCGGGCCCGTCATCGGCAGGCTGGGCTGGTGGCTCGAGTCGTGGCTGGCCCCGCGCGTCTACCGCGGCGCGCCCTACGTGACCGTCTCCGCCTCCAGCCGTGGCCAGCTCGTCGAACTCGGCGTGGACCCGGGCCGCATCCGCATCGTCGCCAACGGCGTCGACCCGCTCGAGGTCCCCGACGTCGGCACCGGCGCCGACACCGACGCCCCACCGGCGACCGCCCCCGTGCCCGACGCCCCCGTGCGCGTGGTGACGCTGTCGCGCCTGGTGCCGCACAAGCGCATCGAGCACGCCATGGCCGCCGTCGCCGAGCTGCCCGGGGTGGTCCTCGACGTCATCGGCTCCGGCTGGTGGGGCCCGCGCCTGCGCGAGCACGCCCGCGACCTCGGCGTGGAGGACCGCGTGGTCTTCCACGGCCAGGTCGACGAGGCTACAAAGCACCGCATCCTCGCCGGCGCGGCGCTGCACCTGATGCCCTCGGCCGCCGAGGGCTGGGGCCTGGCCGTCGTCGAGGCCGCCCAGCACGGCGTGCCCACCGTCGGTTACGCCGCCTCCGGCGGGCTGCGCGACTCGATCGACCACGGCCGCACCGGCGTGCTCGTCGAGCCCGACGACCCGCGCGCGTTCACCGCCGCCGTGCGTTCATTGCTTGACGACGACGCGGTGCGCGCCGCGATGGGCGAGCGTGCGCGTGCGTGGGCCGCCGGCTTCTCCTGGGCGGACACCGGCGCGGCCTTCGAGGAGCTGCTCGCCGAGATCGCGCGGTGA